From the genome of Rhodohalobacter sp. SW132, one region includes:
- a CDS encoding NADPH-dependent FMN reductase — protein MNKIHLLSSTDRPDSNALKVTNYVNGYLSEKTDTKVFSLEDYPFEDIVGGRYGDEIESVKKFNDRFLDTDGILFIVPEYNGGFPGVLKFFIDYLPFPDAMYKMPVSFIGEAAGTFGALRPVEHLQQILAYRKALIYTERMFISRVNDTFDTEDGLESDFLQGLLEDQLDGFIEFVGQIKS, from the coding sequence ATGAATAAAATTCACTTGCTATCATCAACAGACAGACCCGATTCAAATGCCTTAAAAGTGACGAATTATGTAAACGGTTATTTGTCAGAAAAAACAGATACCAAGGTCTTTTCACTTGAGGATTATCCATTTGAAGATATAGTAGGAGGGAGGTATGGGGACGAAATTGAGAGCGTTAAGAAGTTTAACGATCGGTTTCTTGATACAGATGGAATTCTGTTCATTGTTCCGGAATATAATGGCGGATTTCCGGGAGTATTGAAATTTTTTATCGATTACCTGCCGTTTCCTGATGCGATGTATAAAATGCCTGTGAGTTTTATCGGGGAGGCTGCCGGTACTTTTGGTGCACTACGGCCAGTGGAACATCTGCAGCAAATACTCGCCTATCGAAAAGCGCTCATCTATACAGAACGGATGTTCATTAGCCGGGTGAATGATACCTTCGATACGGAAGATGGGCTGGAATCTGACTTTCTGCAGGGACTTCTCGAAGATCAGCTGGACGGATTCATTGAGTTTGTAGGACAAATCAAATCATAA
- a CDS encoding ATP-dependent Clp protease ATP-binding subunit codes for MEGNFSSKVRDVIQFSREEALRLGHDYIGTEHLILGIVRLGDGVAIRILKNLDCDLFKLKKTIEDTVRGTGGTVTVGNIPLTKQAEKVLRITYLEAKLYKSDTIGTEHLLLSLLRDEENIAAQILQQFSVSYDAVREELDMIISGNARDTDQGGARSTSASVPSSSKGSQSSGSSREKKMEKSKTPVLDNFGRDLTQLAEDGKLDPIIGREKEIERVAQVLSRRKKNNPVLIGEPGVGKTAIAEGLASRIIERKVSRVLYNKRVIALDLASLVAGTKYRGQFEERMKAVMTELEKTENVILFIDELHTIVGAGGASGSLDASNMLKPALARGEVQAIGATTLNEYRQFIEKDGALERRFQKIMVDPTSVEETLEILNQIKGKYEKHHSVKYTEDALDACVKLTDRYVTDHFLPDKAIDALDEVGARVHLSNITVPQHILDLEEEIETTSREKNAMVKKQRFEEAARLRDSEKRLIEELDEAQKKWEKESEHILYDVEEDDVASVVAMMSGVPVNKISQREGQKLMKMKEALASKVVGQDEAITKLTKAIKRTRAGLKDPARPIGSFIFLGPTGVGKTEMAKVLAKYLFDKEEALIRIDMSEYMEKFSVSRLVGAPPGYVGYEEGGILTEKVRRKPYSVVLLDEIEKAHPDVFNILLQVLDDGILTDSLGRKVDFRNTIIIMTSNIGARDIRNMGKGIGFSASDDAFDYAKMKSTIQDALKKVFNPEFLNRIDDVLTFKPLEKEDIFKIIDILAEDLFNRVENLGFVLEITKGAKDFITEQGFDQKYGARPLKRAIQKYIEDPLAEEILGVEHAEGSVIKIKMNKSRDGLEFDWTEAEKDEKKKSNSSGSSADSDSASESEEEEAKAR; via the coding sequence ATGGAGGGTAATTTTTCAAGTAAAGTTCGAGATGTAATTCAGTTTAGTCGTGAAGAAGCGCTAAGGCTGGGACACGATTATATTGGCACAGAGCATCTGATTTTGGGCATCGTCAGACTTGGCGACGGTGTGGCGATTCGGATACTCAAAAATCTCGATTGCGACCTATTCAAACTAAAGAAAACAATTGAAGATACGGTTCGCGGCACCGGCGGTACGGTTACCGTTGGAAATATTCCGCTGACCAAGCAAGCAGAAAAAGTTCTGCGTATCACGTATCTCGAAGCGAAATTGTACAAAAGTGATACAATAGGAACAGAGCACCTCCTGTTATCACTTCTGCGTGACGAGGAGAACATTGCCGCACAAATTTTACAGCAGTTCAGTGTATCCTATGACGCAGTTCGTGAGGAATTGGATATGATTATTTCGGGTAATGCCCGCGATACAGATCAGGGCGGTGCACGATCAACAAGCGCGAGCGTACCTTCATCCTCTAAAGGTTCACAATCATCCGGAAGTTCACGGGAAAAGAAAATGGAAAAATCGAAAACACCTGTACTTGACAATTTCGGCAGGGATTTAACACAACTTGCCGAAGACGGTAAACTCGATCCAATTATTGGTCGGGAAAAAGAAATTGAACGTGTAGCCCAGGTTCTCAGCCGGCGTAAAAAGAATAATCCGGTTTTAATCGGAGAGCCCGGCGTTGGTAAAACAGCAATAGCCGAGGGTCTTGCCTCAAGAATTATTGAGAGAAAAGTATCCAGGGTTCTCTATAATAAACGTGTAATTGCGCTCGACCTCGCCTCACTTGTTGCCGGAACCAAATACCGCGGACAGTTTGAAGAGCGAATGAAAGCTGTGATGACTGAGCTCGAAAAAACAGAAAACGTCATTCTCTTTATCGACGAGCTGCACACTATCGTAGGAGCCGGGGGAGCAAGCGGTTCTCTGGATGCATCCAACATGCTCAAACCGGCACTTGCCCGAGGGGAAGTTCAGGCAATCGGTGCAACAACACTGAATGAATATCGCCAGTTTATTGAAAAAGATGGTGCGTTGGAAAGACGCTTCCAGAAGATTATGGTGGATCCGACCAGTGTGGAAGAAACCCTGGAGATACTTAACCAGATTAAAGGCAAGTATGAGAAACACCACAGTGTAAAATATACTGAAGATGCGCTCGACGCATGCGTGAAACTTACCGACCGATATGTAACCGACCACTTTTTGCCGGATAAAGCTATTGACGCACTGGATGAGGTTGGCGCACGAGTCCACCTCTCAAATATCACGGTGCCGCAGCATATTCTTGATCTTGAAGAAGAGATTGAGACCACCAGCCGCGAGAAAAATGCGATGGTTAAAAAACAGCGATTTGAAGAAGCGGCCCGCCTCAGAGACTCAGAAAAGAGGCTGATCGAAGAACTGGATGAAGCCCAGAAAAAATGGGAGAAGGAATCAGAACACATCCTTTACGATGTTGAAGAAGATGATGTTGCCTCTGTTGTCGCTATGATGAGTGGTGTACCGGTCAACAAGATCAGCCAGAGAGAGGGCCAAAAACTCATGAAGATGAAAGAGGCTCTTGCAAGCAAAGTTGTTGGGCAGGATGAGGCGATCACAAAGCTTACCAAAGCGATTAAACGTACCCGTGCCGGCCTGAAAGATCCGGCGAGACCCATCGGTTCATTTATATTCCTTGGACCTACAGGTGTCGGTAAAACAGAAATGGCCAAGGTTCTGGCAAAATATCTGTTTGATAAGGAAGAAGCGCTAATCCGGATTGATATGAGTGAATACATGGAGAAATTCAGTGTATCACGGCTGGTAGGTGCACCTCCGGGTTATGTAGGATATGAGGAAGGTGGAATTCTTACTGAAAAAGTAAGACGCAAACCGTACAGTGTTGTTCTTCTGGATGAGATTGAGAAAGCTCACCCGGATGTGTTTAATATTTTGCTCCAGGTTCTGGATGATGGAATCTTAACCGACAGCCTCGGCCGAAAAGTTGATTTCCGAAACACCATTATTATCATGACATCCAATATTGGTGCGCGTGATATTCGCAATATGGGTAAAGGAATTGGGTTTTCTGCATCAGATGACGCGTTCGATTACGCAAAGATGAAATCCACCATTCAGGATGCACTCAAGAAAGTGTTTAATCCCGAATTTCTGAATCGGATTGATGACGTTCTCACGTTCAAGCCACTCGAGAAAGAAGATATCTTTAAGATAATCGACATTCTGGCTGAAGATCTCTTCAACCGGGTTGAGAATCTCGGTTTTGTTCTTGAAATCACTAAAGGAGCCAAAGATTTCATTACCGAACAGGGCTTCGATCAAAAATACGGAGCAAGGCCTTTGAAACGGGCAATCCAGAAATACATTGAAGATCCACTCGCTGAGGAGATCCTTGGTGTTGAACATGCTGAGGGATCAGTCATCAAAATTAAGATGAATAAATCCCGAGACGGACTTGAGTTCGATTGGACTGAAGCCGAAAAAGATGAAAAGAAAAAGAGCAATAGCTCTGGGTCCTCTGCTGATTCAGATTCAGCATCCGAATCCGAGGAGGAAGAAGCGAAAGCGAGGTAA
- the cmk gene encoding (d)CMP kinase, with product MIIVIDGPAGSGKSSTAKALSNRLNLHFLDSGALYRAVTYFWISEGKPSTESFFKMLPGVDLKADVSDGSFLVMLNETDISNEIRKSEVADNVSNIASLPEVRQFVNSIMRDLVSNGEFIADGRDLGTAVFPDADLKFYMDASIEERARRRYKELSSKQDNISFEDVVNNLKSRDQKDRSRKADPLKKADDAIVINTTGKTFEEQVDLMAAIIHENLKLNH from the coding sequence ATGATTATAGTTATTGATGGTCCTGCGGGGTCTGGGAAAAGTTCCACAGCTAAAGCGTTATCGAATCGTCTGAATCTTCATTTTTTAGATTCCGGCGCCCTTTATCGCGCTGTAACCTATTTTTGGATCTCCGAGGGAAAGCCGTCAACCGAATCGTTCTTTAAAATGTTGCCCGGAGTGGATTTAAAAGCTGATGTCAGCGACGGATCATTTCTTGTCATGCTCAATGAAACCGATATTTCAAATGAGATCAGGAAATCTGAAGTGGCGGACAACGTAAGCAATATCGCTTCTTTGCCGGAAGTGAGGCAGTTTGTGAATTCCATAATGAGAGATCTTGTGTCGAATGGCGAATTTATTGCAGACGGCAGAGATCTTGGTACCGCTGTTTTTCCCGATGCAGACCTGAAATTTTATATGGATGCATCCATTGAAGAACGCGCAAGACGCAGATATAAAGAACTCAGCTCGAAACAGGACAATATTTCATTTGAAGATGTTGTAAATAACCTGAAGAGCAGAGATCAAAAAGATCGCAGCAGAAAAGCAGATCCGCTTAAAAAAGCAGATGATGCGATTGTGATTAATACCACCGGGAAAACGTTTGAGGAACAGGTTGACCTGATGGCAGCCATCATACACGAAAATCTAAAATTAAACCATTAA
- the rpsT gene encoding 30S ribosomal protein S20, whose translation MPQHKSAIKRVRQDKKRAQHNKGRRTVLRKQIKQVMDAGDKEKAQEELKKAVSLIDRLSTKGILHKNTAARKKSKLTTYVNNL comes from the coding sequence ATGCCACAGCATAAATCAGCAATCAAACGTGTGCGTCAGGATAAAAAACGCGCTCAGCATAACAAAGGGCGTCGAACTGTTCTCCGAAAACAGATCAAACAGGTAATGGATGCCGGTGACAAAGAAAAGGCACAGGAAGAACTAAAGAAAGCTGTTAGCCTGATTGACAGACTCAGCACGAAAGGTATTCTTCACAAAAATACTGCTGCCAGAAAAAAATCAAAGCTTACCACCTACGTAAATAACCTTTGA
- the rpsA gene encoding 30S ribosomal protein S1: MSEEQKNITEKEVEETSPDENQETVDVAEATETTESSESAEKKSESAVETETAVLPDYSGDVEGETFTFDQLEAASEDYSDEEFHELAGMYENTLSEIEEKEIVTGIVVSVDEKYVIVDIGFKSEGIVPVNEFSNKVLENLQPGDEVEVFLDRVEDREGQLILSRRKADILQAWENLEEAYETGEVIEGHIKRRIKGGMVVDVFGIDAFLPGSQIDVRPVRDFDAYVDRTMEFQVVKLNMQAENVVISHRALIESDLEEQREEILETIEAGQVLEGIVKNITDFGVFIDLGGVDGLLHITDLSWGRVDHPEEIVSLDQKMNVAVIDFDEDSKRVSLGLKQLQPHPWNDIDIKYPDNLRVQGRVVSIADYGAFIELEKGVEGLIHISEMSWTQHIKHPSQLVQKDDIIECVVLNINEEEKKISLGVKQLEQDPWEDLLERYPVGSKHTGEVRNLTNFGVFVELEPGIDGLVHVSDLSWTENIEHPNQAVDKGEELEVVILAVDFDNRRITLGHKQVEDNPWEKYAEEYGLGSKVEGKVSKITDKGVFVELPLGAEAFLPVKKMEGDVEDLEEAFSEGDSVEAFVVEFDESSKSIELTQLENESKKQASKPKKSKPADDKVETGTPTLGEVSGLAEKLAGKKDDDKE, from the coding sequence ATGTCAGAAGAACAAAAAAACATAACAGAAAAAGAAGTTGAAGAAACTTCACCCGACGAGAACCAGGAAACTGTAGACGTCGCTGAAGCAACTGAAACGACAGAGAGCTCAGAATCAGCAGAAAAAAAATCAGAATCTGCTGTTGAAACCGAAACTGCAGTGCTTCCAGATTATTCAGGAGATGTGGAAGGCGAAACATTTACGTTTGATCAGCTTGAGGCCGCTTCAGAAGATTATTCTGATGAGGAATTTCATGAACTCGCCGGAATGTATGAAAATACACTCAGCGAAATTGAAGAGAAGGAAATTGTAACCGGTATAGTCGTCTCTGTTGACGAAAAATATGTAATTGTTGATATCGGTTTTAAATCGGAAGGTATTGTTCCGGTAAACGAATTTAGCAACAAAGTTCTTGAAAACCTTCAGCCGGGTGACGAAGTTGAAGTATTTTTAGACAGGGTTGAAGATCGTGAAGGCCAGCTTATTCTTTCCCGCCGAAAAGCAGATATTCTGCAGGCCTGGGAAAACCTCGAAGAAGCATACGAGACAGGCGAAGTTATCGAAGGTCATATTAAACGACGTATTAAAGGTGGTATGGTTGTGGATGTGTTTGGAATTGATGCATTCCTTCCCGGCTCACAAATTGATGTGCGTCCGGTTCGTGACTTTGATGCCTATGTTGACCGAACCATGGAATTCCAGGTTGTAAAACTCAACATGCAGGCTGAAAATGTTGTGATCTCGCACAGAGCTCTCATCGAGTCTGACCTCGAAGAGCAGCGTGAAGAAATTCTCGAAACCATCGAAGCCGGACAGGTACTTGAAGGTATTGTTAAAAATATCACCGACTTCGGGGTATTTATTGACCTTGGTGGTGTTGACGGACTTCTGCACATTACCGACCTCTCATGGGGCCGCGTAGATCATCCGGAAGAGATTGTAAGTCTCGACCAGAAGATGAACGTTGCAGTTATCGATTTTGATGAAGATTCCAAACGGGTATCTCTTGGACTGAAGCAGCTTCAGCCGCACCCATGGAACGATATCGACATTAAATATCCTGACAATCTCCGAGTTCAGGGCCGCGTGGTTTCTATTGCAGACTACGGTGCCTTTATTGAACTTGAGAAAGGTGTTGAAGGGCTGATCCACATTAGTGAAATGTCGTGGACACAGCACATCAAGCATCCGTCACAACTGGTTCAGAAAGACGATATCATCGAATGTGTGGTTCTGAATATCAACGAAGAAGAGAAGAAGATTTCTCTCGGTGTGAAGCAATTGGAACAGGATCCGTGGGAAGATCTTCTCGAAAGATATCCTGTTGGTTCAAAGCATACCGGCGAAGTGCGTAACCTCACAAACTTTGGTGTATTTGTTGAACTTGAGCCCGGAATCGACGGCCTTGTTCACGTATCGGACCTTAGCTGGACTGAGAACATCGAACATCCGAACCAGGCTGTAGACAAAGGAGAAGAGCTGGAAGTAGTTATTCTTGCTGTTGACTTTGACAACCGCCGCATTACACTCGGCCACAAGCAGGTTGAAGATAACCCTTGGGAAAAATATGCTGAGGAGTACGGTCTTGGATCTAAAGTTGAAGGCAAAGTTTCAAAAATCACCGATAAAGGTGTATTCGTAGAACTTCCGCTTGGTGCTGAGGCATTCCTTCCGGTTAAGAAAATGGAAGGCGATGTTGAAGATCTCGAAGAAGCATTCAGCGAAGGCGACTCCGTTGAAGCATTCGTTGTTGAGTTTGATGAGTCAAGCAAAAGTATTGAGCTAACACAGCTTGAAAACGAATCGAAAAAACAAGCGTCCAAACCTAAGAAGAGTAAACCGGCTGACGATAAAGTCGAAACCGGTACTCCAACTCTTGGTGAAGTTTCCGGGCTGGCAGAGAAGCTTGCAGGAAAAAAAGACGACGATAAAGAGTAG
- a CDS encoding replication-associated recombination protein A: MMDLFNDDKDDQAGSIKGQDQPLATRMRPESLDEFVGQSELVGEGKMIRRMIESGMIGSLIFYGPPSSGKTTLAHVISREIDAHFDIINAVLDGIKDLRKVVAQAKQRKKAGGRKTILFVDEIHRWNKAQQDALLPHLESGVIKLVGATTENPFYSLVNPLLSRCQLFELKPLLKQDVLVMIDRALKDEERGLGYMQIELTDDAREYFAEYAGGDIRNALNALEMAALTTPKREDGVVEISHEIARESIQKRSVRYDRTGDEHYHYASALIKSLRGSDVDASLYWMTAMLEAGEDPNFIFRRFLIFASEDVGMADPYALTVVNAAHESFLKTGMPEGFYFLSHCAIFLALSAKSNSTKAVFNVHQKIKKSGIGDVPPHLKDKTANLLSASYLGVENSSDDYKYPHQYPGNWVDQQYLPDKNQNESWYEPGDEGRERRLWERLEQIRKSGRE; the protein is encoded by the coding sequence ATGATGGATCTTTTTAACGATGACAAAGATGATCAGGCGGGAAGTATTAAAGGGCAGGATCAACCGCTTGCAACCCGTATGCGTCCGGAGTCGCTTGATGAGTTTGTCGGGCAGAGCGAACTGGTTGGTGAAGGAAAAATGATCCGCAGAATGATTGAAAGCGGAATGATTGGTTCACTGATATTTTACGGTCCTCCAAGTTCAGGAAAAACGACGCTCGCCCACGTTATTTCCAGGGAAATTGATGCCCATTTTGATATCATTAATGCCGTCCTTGATGGGATTAAAGATCTGCGAAAAGTGGTTGCACAAGCCAAACAGCGAAAAAAAGCCGGTGGCAGAAAAACTATACTTTTTGTAGACGAGATCCACCGCTGGAATAAAGCCCAGCAGGATGCACTTCTTCCACACCTGGAGTCGGGAGTGATAAAGCTGGTAGGAGCTACCACTGAAAATCCGTTTTACTCGCTGGTAAACCCGCTTTTGTCGCGCTGTCAGCTGTTCGAGCTAAAGCCTCTGCTGAAACAGGACGTTTTGGTTATGATCGACAGGGCATTGAAAGATGAAGAGCGAGGGCTGGGGTATATGCAGATAGAACTGACCGACGATGCGAGGGAATATTTTGCCGAGTATGCCGGCGGGGATATTCGAAATGCATTGAATGCACTTGAGATGGCCGCACTTACGACTCCGAAAAGAGAGGATGGAGTGGTGGAGATCAGTCACGAAATTGCTCGTGAATCAATCCAAAAAAGGAGTGTACGCTACGATCGCACCGGAGATGAGCACTACCATTACGCATCAGCACTCATCAAGTCTCTGAGGGGATCTGACGTGGACGCCTCTCTCTACTGGATGACTGCGATGCTTGAAGCCGGTGAAGATCCAAATTTTATCTTTCGAAGGTTTTTGATTTTTGCCTCCGAAGATGTGGGGATGGCTGATCCGTATGCGCTCACTGTGGTTAATGCAGCTCATGAATCGTTTCTGAAAACCGGAATGCCGGAAGGATTCTATTTCTTGTCGCATTGCGCAATATTTCTGGCTTTATCCGCGAAAAGCAATAGTACAAAAGCGGTTTTTAATGTTCATCAAAAAATTAAGAAAAGCGGAATTGGAGATGTACCCCCTCATTTAAAAGATAAAACTGCGAATTTACTAAGTGCTTCGTATCTGGGAGTAGAAAATTCATCAGACGACTATAAATATCCGCATCAATATCCCGGGAACTGGGTAGATCAACAGTATCTGCCGGATAAAAATCAAAATGAGTCATGGTACGAGCCTGGTGATGAAGGAAGGGAGAGGCGGCTGTGGGAACGCCTTGAGCAGATAAGAAAAAGCGGAAGGGAGTAA
- the gpmI gene encoding 2,3-bisphosphoglycerate-independent phosphoglycerate mutase, producing the protein MTNPDKKALLIILDGFGISDDPAVSAVDKANKPFYDSLLQQYPNARLSASGEDVGLPEGQFGNSEVGHLNIGAGRIVWQELTRVNKSIRERDFFSNPVLTDAFEKAKKRGRIHFLGLLSDGGVHSHNQHLYALLEMAAQTGVENAFVHAFTDGRDTSPHGGKEYCRELQDKMNEIGKGQIASVIGRYFAMDRDNRWERTNKAVSLLTKNEGVNTPSYKEVFESSYAGGTTDEFIEPCTIASAPNSRIQDDDVVVFFNIRGDRARQITKALLNLDNVPVQSGLKNLHYVTFTAYDETFNDHVHVAFPPTRLPNTIGEYIGSTGAAQLRIAETEKYPHVTYFFNGGEETPNKNEERILVPSPKVATYDLKPEMSAEEVADKLSVALEKSIYQLAVVNFANPDMVGHTGDMDATIQAIEFVDRQLKKVVETAQKNNYNIVIIADHGNADRMKQPDGSAHTAHTTAEVPVILISDLAIKKLNNGILADVAPTLLKLMDLNAPEEMTGSPLF; encoded by the coding sequence TTGACAAATCCAGACAAGAAAGCTCTTCTGATTATTCTTGACGGATTTGGGATTTCAGACGACCCGGCCGTCAGCGCTGTAGACAAGGCCAATAAACCCTTTTACGATTCACTTCTGCAACAATATCCCAATGCAAGGCTATCAGCAAGCGGTGAAGATGTAGGGCTTCCTGAAGGTCAGTTTGGCAATTCGGAAGTTGGTCACCTCAATATTGGTGCCGGAAGAATCGTATGGCAGGAACTTACAAGGGTTAATAAATCGATCCGGGAGAGAGACTTCTTTTCGAACCCTGTGTTAACAGATGCTTTTGAAAAAGCAAAAAAAAGAGGCAGAATCCATTTTTTAGGACTGCTCTCTGATGGCGGAGTTCACAGCCATAATCAGCACCTCTATGCGCTGCTTGAGATGGCGGCCCAAACGGGTGTAGAGAATGCATTTGTTCACGCGTTCACAGATGGGCGGGATACCTCCCCCCACGGCGGAAAAGAGTATTGCCGCGAGCTGCAGGATAAGATGAACGAGATTGGAAAAGGCCAGATTGCATCCGTTATTGGCCGTTATTTTGCCATGGATCGTGATAATCGCTGGGAGCGGACCAACAAAGCTGTAAGTCTTCTTACTAAAAATGAAGGTGTGAATACACCGTCTTATAAGGAAGTATTTGAGTCGAGTTATGCCGGGGGCACAACCGATGAATTCATTGAACCCTGCACAATTGCTTCCGCACCTAACAGCAGAATCCAGGACGATGATGTTGTTGTATTTTTTAACATCCGCGGTGATCGTGCACGACAAATTACAAAAGCTCTTCTGAACCTGGATAACGTACCTGTTCAGTCCGGCCTGAAAAACCTGCACTACGTTACATTTACGGCATACGATGAAACTTTTAACGATCATGTACATGTAGCCTTTCCGCCCACCCGCCTGCCCAATACGATCGGGGAGTACATTGGTTCTACAGGAGCAGCCCAGTTGCGAATCGCAGAGACGGAAAAATATCCGCATGTAACCTATTTTTTCAACGGCGGTGAAGAGACTCCGAATAAAAACGAGGAGAGAATTCTTGTTCCAAGCCCTAAAGTGGCAACTTACGATCTTAAACCGGAAATGAGCGCTGAAGAGGTCGCAGATAAACTTTCTGTGGCGTTAGAGAAATCCATTTATCAGCTTGCAGTTGTTAATTTTGCAAACCCTGATATGGTTGGCCATACCGGTGATATGGATGCCACAATACAGGCAATTGAATTTGTAGATCGCCAGCTAAAAAAAGTGGTTGAAACCGCTCAGAAAAATAATTACAACATTGTAATTATCGCAGATCATGGTAATGCAGACCGCATGAAACAACCTGACGGATCTGCTCATACTGCACACACAACAGCTGAAGTTCCCGTAATTCTCATAAGTGATCTGGCCATAAAAAAGCTGAATAATGGAATTTTAGCTGATGTTGCCCCGACTTTGCTGAAACTTATGGATCTCAACGCTCCCGAAGAGATGACCGGCAGCCCTCTTTTTTAG